One window of the Chryseobacterium camelliae genome contains the following:
- a CDS encoding type I restriction-modification system subunit M: MAIKKSELYSSLWASCDELRGGMDASQYKDYVLTMLFVKYISDKYKGDPYGAITVPEGASFDDMVDLIGNAEIGDKVNKQILNPIKEANKLNEFPDFNDESKLGKGKDLVDTVSNLVRIFNDPSLDFSENSAEGDDILGDAYEYLMRHFATESGKSKGQFYTPAEVSRVLAKVIGINQNNSSHQTMAYDPTCGSGSLLLKVMNEAGKNIDLYGQEKETTTANLAHMNMILHGAETATIIADNTLSRPFYKEENGSLKKFDYVVANPPFSLKSWSNGVNVDSDEHNRFALGVPPEKNGDYAFLLHILQSLKANGKGAVVLPHGVLFRGNAEGEIRKNILKKGYIKAIIGLPANLFYGTGIPACIIVLDKENAEQRKGLFMIDASKGFVKDGNKNRLREQDIRKITDVFDTFAEVPKFSRMVSMTEIADPKNDYNLNIPRYINTQEAEDIQDLAGHLSGGIPQKDVDGLQAYWDLFPSMKADLFSPARAGYFELKVPAETIKTTIFNHPEFVAFNTKMHTAFDKWLNEQQTEWNDLDKGFAVKEAIETSAQGILEHFEDNALVNRYAMYQHLMQYWNEVMQDDFYSIALDGWKAGNEYTRLVIKGKKGKDGKTAQDKEIAGLAGIEGRMITPEMMIHYFFKEQNDSLQDLENQLNLTQEALAEIEEENSGEEGIFSDLEKINLKNVKDFYKERKAENTSKEELKYIKNYIDTQEALGGITKLIKIAKENLEVKVVAQYPLLTEAEIKDMVINHKWTPVLQNALNSEQEKLSQNLTKRIKELAVRYQQALPALEDQTAEASQKVLVHLQKMGLVW, translated from the coding sequence ATGGCTATTAAAAAATCTGAGCTATACAGTTCATTATGGGCTAGTTGTGATGAATTACGAGGAGGTATGGACGCCTCTCAATATAAAGATTATGTACTTACAATGTTATTTGTAAAGTATATTTCCGATAAATACAAAGGTGACCCATATGGTGCCATCACTGTTCCAGAGGGAGCATCTTTTGATGATATGGTGGATTTGATTGGAAATGCTGAGATTGGCGATAAGGTCAATAAGCAGATTCTGAATCCAATCAAAGAAGCTAATAAACTCAATGAATTTCCTGATTTTAATGACGAAAGTAAATTGGGTAAAGGAAAAGATTTGGTAGATACGGTTTCTAATTTGGTACGTATTTTCAACGACCCGAGTTTAGATTTTTCGGAAAATTCTGCTGAAGGCGACGATATTTTAGGCGATGCGTACGAATATTTGATGCGCCATTTTGCTACGGAAAGCGGAAAATCGAAAGGACAGTTTTATACGCCTGCCGAAGTTTCGAGGGTGCTGGCAAAAGTGATTGGCATTAACCAAAACAATTCTTCGCACCAAACAATGGCTTACGACCCGACCTGTGGTTCGGGTTCGCTGTTGCTGAAAGTGATGAATGAAGCAGGCAAAAACATTGACCTGTACGGACAAGAAAAAGAAACCACCACTGCCAACTTAGCGCATATGAATATGATTCTGCACGGTGCGGAAACCGCTACCATTATTGCAGATAATACTTTGAGCCGCCCGTTTTATAAAGAAGAAAATGGCTCACTTAAAAAGTTTGATTATGTGGTTGCCAATCCGCCTTTTTCTTTGAAAAGCTGGAGCAATGGTGTGAATGTGGACAGCGATGAACACAATCGTTTTGCATTAGGTGTTCCGCCGGAAAAGAATGGTGATTATGCTTTTCTTCTGCATATTTTACAATCTTTAAAAGCCAATGGAAAAGGTGCAGTGGTGTTGCCTCACGGCGTTTTGTTCCGTGGCAATGCCGAGGGAGAAATTCGTAAGAATATTTTAAAGAAAGGCTACATCAAAGCCATCATCGGTTTGCCTGCCAACTTGTTTTATGGTACTGGCATTCCGGCTTGTATCATTGTGTTGGATAAAGAAAATGCCGAGCAGCGCAAAGGTTTGTTTATGATTGATGCGAGCAAGGGCTTTGTGAAAGACGGCAACAAAAACCGATTACGGGAGCAGGACATTCGTAAAATTACCGATGTGTTTGATACTTTTGCGGAAGTACCGAAGTTTAGCCGAATGGTTTCGATGACGGAAATTGCCGACCCTAAAAACGATTACAACCTCAACATTCCACGGTATATCAATACGCAGGAAGCGGAAGATATTCAGGATTTGGCGGGGCATTTGTCGGGTGGTATTCCGCAGAAAGATGTGGACGGTTTGCAGGCCTATTGGGATTTGTTTCCTTCGATGAAAGCCGATTTGTTTAGCCCGGCAAGAGCAGGTTATTTTGAATTGAAAGTACCTGCGGAAACCATTAAAACCACCATTTTCAACCATCCCGAATTTGTAGCTTTTAATACAAAAATGCACACCGCTTTTGATAAATGGTTGAACGAACAACAAACGGAGTGGAATGATTTAGATAAAGGTTTTGCAGTAAAAGAAGCCATTGAAACATCGGCACAGGGCATTTTGGAACATTTCGAAGACAATGCTTTGGTGAACCGTTATGCGATGTACCAACACCTGATGCAATACTGGAACGAAGTGATGCAGGACGATTTTTATTCGATTGCTTTAGACGGCTGGAAGGCAGGGAATGAATACACCCGATTGGTCATCAAAGGTAAAAAAGGAAAAGACGGTAAAACTGCACAAGACAAAGAGATTGCAGGTTTGGCAGGTATTGAAGGCAGAATGATAACGCCGGAAATGATGATACATTATTTCTTCAAGGAACAAAATGACAGTTTACAGGATTTAGAAAACCAGCTGAACCTTACGCAGGAAGCCCTTGCCGAAATAGAAGAGGAAAACAGCGGAGAGGAAGGCATTTTCAGTGATTTGGAAAAAATCAATCTTAAAAATGTAAAAGACTTTTACAAAGAACGTAAAGCAGAAAATACCTCTAAGGAAGAATTGAAATACATTAAAAACTACATCGATACGCAGGAAGCTTTGGGTGGCATTACCAAACTGATAAAAATTGCAAAAGAGAACTTGGAAGTAAAAGTGGTGGCGCAATATCCTTTATTAACCGAAGCCGAAATAAAAGATATGGTGATTAACCACAAATGGACACCCGTATTGCAAAATGCCCTGAACAGCGAACAGGAAAAGCTGAGCCAAAACCTTACAAAACGCATTAAGGAACTGGCAGTGCGCTATCAACAGGCTTTACCAGCTTTGGAAGACCAAACTGCGGAAGCTTCACAAAAAGTTTTGGTTCACCTACAAAAAATGGGATTGGTATGGTAA
- a CDS encoding NADPH-dependent FMN reductase, which yields MDKVIGILAGSLRKESFSKKIAQAIVPMAPEGYRFQIVSLDGLEVYNQDFDDHNQVPESYKAFREEMQNVDGIIFITPEYNRSVPGVLKNALDIGSRPAGKSVWDKKPAAIFSNSPGNISAFGANHHLRQSLVFLNMPAMQQPEVYIAKANELFDDSGALKEGETKKFIKEAVEAYIAWFEKNAEA from the coding sequence ATGGATAAAGTAATAGGAATTCTTGCAGGAAGCCTGCGTAAAGAATCGTTTTCAAAGAAAATTGCACAAGCCATTGTACCGATGGCACCGGAAGGCTACCGGTTTCAGATTGTTTCATTAGACGGACTGGAAGTCTACAATCAGGATTTTGACGACCATAATCAGGTCCCGGAATCGTACAAAGCTTTCCGGGAAGAAATGCAGAACGTAGACGGTATCATCTTCATCACTCCCGAATACAACCGTTCTGTACCCGGCGTCCTGAAAAATGCCCTCGACATCGGTTCCCGGCCGGCCGGTAAAAGTGTCTGGGACAAAAAACCTGCAGCGATCTTCAGCAATTCCCCGGGAAATATTTCCGCATTCGGGGCCAACCACCATTTGAGGCAGAGCCTCGTATTCCTGAATATGCCCGCCATGCAGCAGCCGGAAGTCTACATCGCCAAAGCCAACGAATTGTTCGATGACAGCGGAGCCCTGAAAGAAGGCGAAACCAAAAAATTCATTAAAGAAGCGGTAGAAGCGTATATTGCCTGGTTTGAAAAGAATGCAGAGGCTTAA